From a region of the Pseudoclavibacter endophyticus genome:
- a CDS encoding class I SAM-dependent methyltransferase, whose translation MSTHAVGAAYDARADDYVELLGDVALLSPLDRATIAEWGGGIPGAVLDAGCGPGHWADELSRTRPPGVRATFPQPARAVVCVDASRRFVDAARERFPHLDVRVGDLAALPVGDASVAGVLAWYSVIHTVPDELGAVFAEFARVLAPGGSVLLGFVDGEPAAPFDHAVAAAWSWRAESLAERLAPHGLEVTRSSTRHDPGARPHGELVAVRPPLRSRAQPSRDQG comes from the coding sequence GTGAGCACGCATGCCGTCGGAGCCGCCTACGATGCCCGTGCCGACGACTACGTCGAGTTGCTCGGCGATGTCGCCCTGCTCTCGCCCCTCGATCGTGCCACCATCGCGGAATGGGGCGGCGGGATCCCCGGGGCCGTGCTCGACGCGGGGTGCGGTCCAGGGCACTGGGCCGACGAGCTCAGCAGGACGCGCCCTCCGGGTGTGCGCGCCACCTTCCCGCAGCCGGCACGCGCGGTCGTCTGCGTCGACGCCTCGCGGCGCTTCGTCGACGCCGCGCGCGAGCGATTCCCGCACCTGGACGTCCGCGTCGGCGACCTGGCCGCGCTCCCCGTCGGCGACGCCTCGGTCGCCGGCGTTCTCGCGTGGTACTCGGTCATCCACACAGTCCCCGACGAGCTCGGGGCCGTCTTCGCCGAGTTCGCTCGCGTGCTCGCGCCGGGCGGCTCGGTCCTGCTTGGCTTCGTCGACGGCGAGCCCGCTGCGCCGTTCGACCACGCCGTCGCCGCGGCGTGGTCGTGGCGTGCCGAGTCGCTCGCCGAGCGACTCGCGCCCCACGGGCTCGAGGTCACGCGGTCGTCGACACGCCACGACCCCGGCGCGCGCCCGCACGGCGAGCTCGTCGCGGTCCGGCCACCGCTTCGATCCCGCGCGCAGCCCTCGCGAGATCAGGGCTGA
- a CDS encoding ABC transporter ATP-binding protein, with amino-acid sequence MVGITLRDVTLTYEKAERPAVEGLDLEIRDGEFLVLVGPSGCGKSTTLRMLAGLELPDSGQILFGDRDVTAVPGRGRDVAMVFQNYGLYPHMTVSDNMSFALKNLRVPKAERAARVLEAARMLDMDQYLDRKPRELSGGQRQRVAMGRAIVRQPEVFLMDEPLSNLDAKLRVQTRAQISALQRRLGVTTVYVTHDQTEAMTMGDRVVVMNGGRIEQIGTPRELYDNPRTLFVAGFIGSPMMNLLAATVEDPGTVVVDGLRLPRPRGVADDAELIVGIRPEDLRVAPGGADAPGIALEVAAIEDLGADSYVHATLVTTIPADGSAAEVLDDGADATDDGGETVTPTTSTTMIVRFDKGSPVVVGDRIVVTADPSSVRFFDAATGLAVVPAPADAVGAGQP; translated from the coding sequence GTGGTAGGCATCACCCTTCGCGACGTCACGTTGACCTACGAGAAGGCCGAGCGGCCGGCGGTCGAGGGACTCGACCTCGAAATCCGCGACGGCGAGTTCCTCGTCCTCGTTGGGCCCTCCGGCTGCGGCAAGTCGACGACGCTCCGGATGCTGGCGGGCCTCGAATTGCCCGACAGCGGTCAGATCCTCTTCGGCGACCGCGACGTCACAGCCGTGCCCGGTCGGGGACGCGATGTCGCGATGGTGTTTCAGAACTACGGCCTCTACCCCCATATGACCGTCTCGGACAACATGTCGTTCGCCCTGAAGAACCTGCGCGTTCCGAAGGCGGAACGGGCGGCGCGCGTGCTCGAGGCCGCGCGCATGCTGGACATGGATCAGTACCTCGATCGCAAACCGCGTGAACTGTCGGGGGGTCAGCGGCAGCGCGTCGCCATGGGGCGGGCGATCGTGCGTCAGCCAGAGGTATTCCTCATGGACGAGCCGCTCTCCAACCTCGACGCCAAGCTGCGGGTGCAGACGCGGGCCCAGATCTCGGCGCTGCAGCGGCGCCTCGGCGTCACGACCGTGTACGTGACGCACGACCAGACCGAGGCCATGACGATGGGTGACCGCGTCGTCGTCATGAACGGCGGCAGGATCGAGCAGATCGGCACGCCGCGCGAGCTGTACGACAATCCGCGCACGCTGTTCGTCGCGGGCTTCATCGGATCGCCGATGATGAACCTGCTCGCGGCCACGGTCGAAGACCCGGGCACCGTCGTCGTGGACGGGCTTCGGCTCCCGCGCCCACGCGGCGTCGCGGATGACGCCGAGCTCATCGTCGGCATCCGGCCGGAAGACCTGCGCGTCGCACCGGGCGGCGCGGATGCTCCGGGCATCGCGCTCGAGGTCGCGGCCATCGAAGACCTCGGGGCGGACTCGTACGTGCACGCGACGCTCGTGACGACGATCCCCGCCGACGGGTCGGCGGCCGAGGTGCTCGACGACGGCGCCGACGCTACTGATGACGGGGGAGAGACGGTGACACCGACGACCAGCACGACCATGATCGTGCGATTCGACAAGGGGTCGCCGGTCGTTGTCGGCGACCGAATCGTCGTGACGGCCGATCCGTCGTCCGTTCGCTTCTTCGATGCCGCGACGGGGCTGGCGGTCGTGCCGGCGCCGGCGGACGCCGTGGGCGCCGGTCAGCCCTGA
- a CDS encoding extracellular solute-binding protein — protein sequence MFRSNSRRALGGVSLAAAAALALTACGPAVGGDDAAADTADLSGVEPADSITFWTNHPGGSMDIEASLIESFTEETGIEVEHVTAGSNYEEVAQRFQNGQTSGDVGDVVVVSDATWFPAYLNGSLAPIDPLFEQAGADSATYQETLFNDYLYEGSHYAAPYARSTPIFYYNKDQYEAAGLEVAGPATWDDVKANSEALVAAGAADTGFVFPEESEYPAWTMANLVWGYGGAWSDEWDFSPLDGEGTVNALTFAQSAVTDGWAQVASGDPGTAFASGATSQVIASTGSLTTILENADFEVGVGFLPGGPEADTGIVPTGGAGLAVASASSPEKQVAAAMFVDFVTNAENTATYSAGTGYLPVRTDADMSDVYAETPAFEVAVQQLEATRSQDFARAFLPGGDLRLAQTLQQLLTGSDDVQTTLTSLREEFEGVYETDVAPELEG from the coding sequence ATGTTCCGTTCCAACTCCCGCCGAGCCCTCGGGGGCGTGTCGCTCGCGGCCGCCGCCGCGCTCGCCCTGACCGCCTGCGGCCCCGCCGTCGGCGGTGACGACGCCGCGGCCGACACCGCCGACCTCTCGGGCGTCGAGCCGGCCGACTCGATCACGTTCTGGACCAACCACCCCGGCGGCTCCATGGACATCGAGGCCTCGCTCATCGAGTCCTTCACGGAAGAAACTGGCATTGAGGTCGAGCACGTGACCGCCGGCTCGAACTACGAGGAGGTGGCGCAGCGCTTCCAGAACGGACAGACCTCCGGCGATGTCGGCGACGTCGTCGTGGTGTCCGACGCGACGTGGTTCCCCGCCTACCTCAACGGCTCGCTGGCACCGATCGACCCGCTGTTCGAGCAGGCCGGCGCCGACTCGGCCACGTACCAGGAGACGCTCTTCAACGACTACCTCTACGAGGGCAGCCACTACGCCGCTCCCTACGCGCGCTCGACGCCGATCTTCTATTACAACAAAGACCAGTACGAGGCGGCAGGCCTCGAGGTCGCCGGCCCCGCGACGTGGGACGACGTGAAGGCCAACAGCGAGGCGCTCGTCGCCGCCGGCGCCGCCGACACGGGCTTCGTCTTCCCCGAGGAGTCGGAGTATCCGGCCTGGACCATGGCGAACCTCGTGTGGGGCTATGGCGGCGCGTGGAGCGACGAGTGGGACTTCTCGCCACTCGACGGCGAGGGCACGGTGAACGCGCTCACGTTCGCGCAGTCCGCGGTCACCGACGGCTGGGCGCAGGTCGCCTCGGGCGACCCGGGAACGGCCTTCGCATCGGGCGCCACGTCGCAGGTGATCGCGTCGACCGGATCGCTCACGACCATCCTTGAGAACGCCGACTTCGAGGTCGGCGTCGGCTTCCTCCCCGGCGGCCCGGAGGCCGACACCGGCATCGTCCCGACCGGCGGCGCGGGGCTCGCCGTCGCTTCGGCGTCGTCGCCCGAGAAGCAGGTCGCCGCGGCCATGTTCGTCGACTTCGTCACGAACGCCGAGAACACGGCCACCTACTCGGCAGGCACCGGCTACCTCCCCGTTCGCACCGACGCCGACATGAGCGACGTTTACGCCGAGACGCCGGCCTTCGAGGTCGCCGTGCAGCAGCTCGAGGCCACGCGCAGCCAGGACTTCGCCCGCGCGTTCCTCCCGGGCGGCGACCTGCGCCTCGCGCAGACGCTCCAGCAGCTCCTCACCGGGAGCGACGACGTGCAGACAACGCTCACGTCGCTGCGCGAAGAGTTCGAGGGCGTCTACGAGACCGACGTCGCGCCAGAGCTCGAGGGCTAG
- a CDS encoding carbohydrate ABC transporter permease — translation MSHVRTSEHDPVQGTQHDTDRGTQHDTPEDTPVASPKPRARSRGRSDWAEAFAPRNLTATIVAGYLPILLALLIIVLPLLWMVISSFKPNPEIITLAPTFWPQNPTVGNYEYVADRVPLGRVLMNSVITTSVGAAVKVFLAITTAYALVFINVPFKNVIFLGILVALMVPPEVSMLPNYLTIAGLGGLNTLWGIILPGLGTAFGTFLLRQQFKTLPRELIEAAELDGAGHWKRLWRIVVPVSAPTIATVALVTIVGEWNDFLWPMLITDDPNVMTLPVGLNLLRSIEGATGTYGVLMAGAVLVIVPVLVIFAALQRYIVAGLTQGAVK, via the coding sequence ATGAGCCACGTCCGGACGAGCGAGCACGATCCTGTGCAAGGAACCCAGCACGACACCGATCGCGGGACGCAGCACGACACCCCGGAGGACACGCCGGTCGCGTCGCCGAAGCCCCGTGCCCGGTCGCGCGGGCGGAGCGACTGGGCAGAGGCCTTCGCCCCGCGCAACCTCACCGCGACGATCGTCGCCGGCTACCTCCCCATCCTGCTCGCGCTGCTCATCATCGTCCTGCCGCTGCTGTGGATGGTCATCTCGTCGTTCAAGCCGAACCCCGAGATCATCACGCTGGCGCCCACGTTCTGGCCGCAGAACCCGACCGTCGGCAATTACGAGTACGTCGCCGACCGGGTGCCGCTCGGACGGGTGCTGATGAACAGCGTCATCACGACGTCGGTGGGGGCCGCCGTCAAGGTGTTCCTCGCCATCACGACCGCGTACGCCCTCGTGTTCATCAACGTGCCGTTCAAGAACGTCATCTTCCTGGGCATCCTCGTCGCCCTCATGGTGCCGCCGGAGGTCTCGATGCTGCCGAACTACCTGACGATCGCGGGCCTCGGCGGGCTCAACACCCTGTGGGGCATCATCCTGCCCGGCCTCGGCACCGCGTTCGGCACGTTCCTCCTGCGGCAGCAGTTCAAGACCCTGCCGAGGGAGCTCATCGAAGCGGCCGAGCTCGACGGGGCCGGCCACTGGAAGCGGCTGTGGCGGATCGTCGTGCCGGTCTCGGCCCCGACGATCGCGACGGTCGCGCTCGTGACGATCGTCGGCGAGTGGAACGACTTCCTGTGGCCCATGCTCATCACCGACGACCCCAACGTGATGACCCTCCCCGTCGGGCTCAACCTCCTGCGCTCGATCGAGGGCGCGACCGGGACCTACGGCGTGCTTATGGCGGGTGCCGTGCTCGTCATCGTGCCCGTGCTCGTCATCTTCGCCGCCCTGCAGCGCTACATCGTCGCGGGCCTGACGCAGGGCGCCGTGAAGTAG
- a CDS encoding carbohydrate ABC transporter permease → MPNEAGGSALRGRRRSAEAAPNADVRRARRSARARNWSLFVLFTGPNILLILAFTYWPLISNVYYSTLNWRLGSSNATFAGLDNYVRFFTSPGGLEVWRITITFTLATVVGSMVIGLLVALVLNRRLPGRTIARTAIFAPYVLSGVGVGLVWLFIFDPNLGLLSHVFRFFGEASPQWFIDPDLALVMVIVVYVWKNLGYCAVVFLAGLQSIPNDLMEAAELDRAKPLTRFFRVTLPLLSPTVFFLTVTTILSSMQAFDLLRIMTPTGNGTNMIIFEVWLQSFGAYQRAGYSAAISVVLFLTMLVITSVQMRFVERKVHYA, encoded by the coding sequence ATGCCGAACGAGGCCGGTGGCTCAGCACTGCGCGGGCGGCGCCGATCGGCCGAAGCCGCGCCGAACGCCGATGTCAGGCGGGCCCGGCGTTCCGCGCGGGCGAGGAACTGGTCGCTGTTCGTGCTGTTCACCGGCCCGAACATCCTGCTGATCCTCGCCTTCACCTACTGGCCGCTCATCTCGAACGTCTACTACTCGACCCTGAACTGGCGTCTCGGCTCCTCGAACGCCACGTTCGCGGGCCTCGACAACTACGTGCGGTTCTTCACGTCACCAGGCGGTCTGGAGGTGTGGCGGATCACGATCACGTTCACGCTCGCGACGGTCGTGGGCTCGATGGTCATCGGCCTGCTCGTCGCACTGGTGCTCAACCGACGCCTGCCGGGGCGCACGATCGCGCGCACCGCGATCTTCGCGCCGTATGTTCTCTCCGGCGTCGGTGTCGGGCTCGTGTGGCTGTTCATCTTCGACCCCAACCTCGGCCTGCTGAGCCACGTGTTCCGCTTCTTCGGCGAGGCATCGCCGCAGTGGTTCATCGACCCGGACCTGGCCCTCGTGATGGTCATCGTCGTCTATGTCTGGAAGAACCTCGGCTATTGCGCCGTCGTGTTCCTCGCGGGGCTGCAGTCGATTCCGAACGACCTCATGGAGGCCGCAGAGCTCGACCGCGCGAAGCCGCTCACGCGGTTCTTCCGCGTCACCCTGCCGCTGCTCAGCCCCACCGTCTTCTTCTTGACCGTCACGACCATCCTGAGTTCCATGCAGGCCTTCGACCTGCTGCGCATCATGACGCCGACGGGCAACGGCACCAACATGATCATCTTCGAGGTGTGGCTGCAGTCGTTCGGCGCCTACCAGCGCGCCGGCTACTCCGCCGCCATCTCGGTCGTGCTGTTCCTCACCATGCTCGTCATCACGTCGGTGCAGATGCGCTTCGTCGAGCGGAAGGTGCACTACGCATGA
- a CDS encoding FUSC family protein, whose translation MRFVAAFRASRRAPLLQVGKSAVAIGLSWLVASLVLQVPLPIFAAIAALLVVQPSVNQSLSKGVERSIGVVIGVAVASLVTIVIGAASWVVLVAVAIALAVGWLLKITAGTSNQVAISAMLVLALSSDDPNYSLYRIIETLIGAVLGIVVNALIVPPVHLEPARGKLALLGGELAASLVRLADALESPRSRAQLEQLMIEARLLRPMRDAAESAIADGLESLTLNPRRSRHRDELLGMQQLLEARLTPIVTQVTGMTRAFIDRYDDSLVDEPAVADIAEQLRRAAHDVRLAVHLANVEPEPITSAIPALTKPLRVETPESGHWVLIGSLLEDLRRIRLELVSELPPPETAHITTVDRVDGGGGLGLLGRLRRSRRRRRDRDEDLE comes from the coding sequence GTGCGATTCGTTGCGGCATTCAGGGCATCGAGACGAGCGCCGCTGCTGCAGGTCGGCAAGTCGGCGGTCGCCATCGGGCTGTCGTGGCTCGTCGCGTCGCTCGTGCTGCAGGTTCCGCTTCCGATCTTCGCGGCGATCGCGGCCCTCCTCGTGGTGCAGCCGAGCGTCAACCAGTCGCTGTCGAAGGGCGTCGAGCGTTCGATCGGCGTCGTCATCGGCGTCGCCGTCGCGTCACTCGTCACGATCGTCATCGGCGCCGCGTCGTGGGTCGTGCTCGTCGCCGTCGCGATCGCCCTCGCCGTCGGCTGGTTGCTCAAGATCACAGCCGGTACCTCGAATCAGGTCGCCATCAGTGCGATGCTCGTGCTCGCCCTGAGTTCGGACGATCCGAACTACTCGCTCTACCGAATCATCGAGACACTCATCGGGGCCGTGCTCGGCATCGTCGTGAACGCGCTCATCGTGCCGCCCGTGCACCTTGAGCCGGCCCGCGGCAAGCTCGCGCTGCTCGGTGGCGAGCTCGCGGCGTCGCTCGTGCGGCTCGCCGACGCGCTCGAGTCGCCGCGCTCGAGGGCGCAGCTGGAGCAGCTCATGATCGAGGCGCGGCTGCTGCGGCCGATGCGCGACGCGGCCGAGAGCGCCATCGCCGACGGCCTCGAGTCGTTGACGCTCAACCCACGCCGCTCGCGGCACCGAGACGAGCTGCTCGGCATGCAGCAGCTGCTCGAGGCCCGGCTGACGCCCATCGTCACGCAGGTCACCGGCATGACGCGCGCCTTCATCGACCGGTACGACGACTCGTTGGTCGACGAGCCCGCGGTCGCCGACATCGCCGAGCAGTTGCGGCGCGCCGCGCACGACGTCCGCCTCGCAGTGCACCTGGCCAACGTCGAGCCCGAGCCCATCACCTCTGCCATCCCGGCGCTCACGAAGCCCCTGCGCGTCGAAACGCCCGAGTCGGGCCACTGGGTGCTCATCGGCTCGCTGCTCGAAGATCTGCGGCGCATCCGGCTCGAGCTCGTGAGCGAGTTGCCGCCGCCGGAGACCGCCCACATCACAACGGTCGACCGCGTGGACGGGGGCGGCGGCCTCGGGTTGCTCGGTCGCCTTCGCCGAAGCCGTCGCCGACGCCGCGACCGCGACGAAGACCTCGAGTGA
- a CDS encoding YccF domain-containing protein: protein MKTLLNIIWVVLSGFWLFLGYMFAALIMFVLIVTIPWGIAAARIGLYSLWPFGRDVVERPTSGLGATLGNIVWVVLAGWWLAIEHIVSGLALCVTIIGIPFGIANFKMVPVALLPLGKRIVDKP, encoded by the coding sequence GTGAAGACGCTGCTGAACATCATCTGGGTCGTGCTGTCGGGGTTCTGGCTGTTCCTCGGCTACATGTTCGCGGCGCTCATCATGTTCGTGCTCATCGTCACGATTCCCTGGGGCATCGCCGCCGCCCGCATCGGGCTGTACTCGCTGTGGCCCTTCGGCCGTGACGTCGTCGAGCGGCCGACGTCCGGACTCGGGGCCACCCTCGGCAACATCGTCTGGGTCGTTCTCGCCGGCTGGTGGCTCGCCATCGAGCACATCGTCAGCGGTCTCGCCCTGTGCGTCACGATCATCGGCATCCCCTTCGGCATCGCCAACTTCAAGATGGTGCCGGTCGCCCTGCTGCCGCTCGGCAAGCGGATCGTCGACAAGCCGTAG
- a CDS encoding class I SAM-dependent methyltransferase, with protein MTAPQENVWLAAVRNDPDHAENYARRWRSLVAQGRDIHGEARLIDAMADRGSSILDAGCGTGRIGGWLAERGHEVVGVDLDAHLVSVAREDYPSVEWIVGDLAALDLADGAGERRRFDLIVSAGNVMTFLAESERLPALQRLRQHLAPAGRLVVGFGAGRGYDVAAFGADADRAGLRLEQRYSTWQLHPPADDFLVAVLISATPGDEAV; from the coding sequence ATGACCGCTCCACAGGAGAACGTGTGGCTCGCCGCCGTCCGCAACGACCCCGACCACGCCGAGAACTACGCGCGGCGCTGGCGCAGCCTCGTCGCGCAAGGCCGCGACATCCATGGCGAGGCCCGGCTGATCGACGCGATGGCCGATCGCGGCAGCAGCATCCTCGACGCGGGGTGCGGCACCGGCCGAATCGGCGGCTGGCTCGCCGAGCGCGGGCACGAGGTCGTCGGCGTCGACCTGGACGCACACCTTGTCTCGGTCGCCCGCGAGGACTACCCGAGCGTCGAGTGGATCGTCGGCGACCTCGCGGCGCTCGACCTCGCGGACGGGGCCGGCGAGCGGCGCCGGTTCGATCTGATCGTGTCGGCAGGCAACGTCATGACCTTCCTCGCGGAGTCCGAGCGGCTGCCCGCGCTGCAGCGGCTGCGCCAGCATCTCGCCCCGGCCGGCCGGCTCGTCGTCGGATTCGGCGCCGGCCGCGGCTACGACGTCGCGGCGTTCGGTGCGGATGCCGACCGAGCGGGGCTTCGCCTCGAGCAGCGCTACTCGACGTGGCAGCTGCATCCGCCCGCTGACGACTTTCTCGTCGCGGTGCTCATTTCCGCGACGCCGGGCGACGAGGCCGTGTGA
- a CDS encoding NUDIX hydrolase, with protein sequence MTEHQHPQPQTEGARRQLAAATAALDWRGRLPELPDVEAAREAAVLMLFGVLDRVPAMTPDAAVARDLDVLLQRRAPTLASHPGEISFPGGRREPTDANAAATALREAEEETGLDPTSVEVLATLPDAPLLASNHRVTPVLGWWTAPTRVAAVDHAETVEVLRVPVAQLLNPGARFTTVVRFGTRAFRGPAFDIDGLVVWGFTAMLLDRLFDAAGWTVPWDTADEREVVRRGSSPVDPPPPRPANRGEHSENGHGVGPEA encoded by the coding sequence GTGACCGAGCACCAGCATCCACAACCGCAGACGGAGGGGGCGAGGCGGCAATTGGCCGCGGCTACCGCCGCCCTCGATTGGCGCGGCCGGCTGCCGGAGCTCCCCGACGTCGAGGCCGCCCGCGAGGCCGCCGTGCTCATGCTGTTCGGCGTGCTCGACCGCGTACCCGCCATGACGCCCGACGCGGCCGTGGCCCGCGACCTCGACGTCCTGCTGCAGCGACGGGCACCGACGCTCGCCTCGCATCCGGGGGAGATCTCGTTTCCGGGCGGCCGGCGGGAGCCCACTGACGCGAATGCCGCCGCCACCGCACTGCGCGAGGCCGAAGAGGAGACCGGGCTCGACCCGACGAGCGTGGAGGTGCTCGCGACGCTCCCGGATGCACCGCTGCTCGCGAGCAATCACCGCGTCACGCCCGTGCTCGGTTGGTGGACGGCTCCGACACGCGTCGCCGCCGTCGACCACGCCGAAACGGTCGAAGTGCTGCGCGTGCCCGTCGCACAACTGCTCAACCCCGGGGCTCGCTTCACGACGGTCGTACGCTTCGGAACCCGCGCCTTCAGGGGCCCTGCCTTCGACATCGACGGCCTGGTCGTGTGGGGGTTCACCGCGATGCTGCTCGACCGGCTCTTCGACGCCGCCGGATGGACCGTGCCGTGGGACACGGCGGACGAGCGCGAGGTCGTGCGTCGCGGCAGCTCGCCCGTGGACCCGCCACCGCCCCGCCCGGCGAACCGCGGGGAGCATTCCGAGAACGGCCATGGCGTCGGCCCGGAGGCGTGA
- a CDS encoding copper resistance CopC family protein — protein MRIITAPTAGASATARSIHVAAAPSSRLARLAITLAAALLAAVIAAFTTLGASPASAHSQLVSSSPASDDSLDTPPSEVSLTFNEDLIDYGGAIEVVDADETDWSDGELTFTGPTVTVGLSADMPAGSYEVHWQVVSADGHPVSGVIPFTVDDASAETPGATNGDAEPDTAGADGLAGATATPAATAGLSGDDVSTDDAASDAGAGLSPWIIVLIVVAVIVVAAAIVFAVRRRPHTGNADATTGASPDAERGTAE, from the coding sequence ATGCGCATCATCACAGCACCAACCGCCGGCGCGAGCGCGACCGCGCGATCGATCCACGTGGCAGCAGCCCCCTCGTCGCGGCTCGCACGCCTGGCGATCACCCTCGCGGCCGCACTCCTGGCCGCGGTGATCGCCGCATTTACCACCCTCGGCGCCTCGCCCGCGAGCGCGCACTCGCAGCTCGTGTCATCGAGCCCCGCGAGCGACGACTCCCTCGACACGCCGCCGTCCGAGGTTTCGCTCACCTTCAACGAAGACCTCATCGACTACGGCGGCGCGATCGAGGTCGTCGACGCCGACGAGACCGACTGGAGCGACGGCGAGCTCACGTTCACGGGCCCGACCGTCACTGTCGGGCTTTCGGCGGACATGCCCGCCGGCAGCTACGAGGTGCACTGGCAGGTCGTGTCGGCCGACGGCCACCCGGTCAGCGGCGTCATCCCCTTTACCGTCGACGACGCCTCGGCCGAGACGCCGGGCGCGACGAACGGCGACGCCGAGCCCGACACGGCCGGCGCGGACGGCCTCGCCGGCGCGACGGCGACGCCCGCAGCGACCGCCGGTCTCAGCGGTGACGATGTCTCGACCGATGACGCGGCGAGCGATGCCGGAGCCGGCCTCAGCCCGTGGATCATCGTGCTGATCGTCGTCGCCGTGATCGTCGTGGCAGCGGCGATCGTGTTCGCGGTGCGGCGCCGCCCACACACCGGCAACGCCGACGCGACGACCGGGGCGTCCCCCGACGCCGAGCGGGGCACCGCGGAGTAA
- a CDS encoding MerR family transcriptional regulator produces the protein MEHADRSDSEWSITQVAKAVGTTSRTLRHYGQLGLLEPSRIGPNGYRFYGRHALVRLQRILLLRELGLGLGVIAEVLERETNEQRALRDHVRWLEAERDRLGRQLVAVRSTLTALESEEEITMNDMLDGFDHSQYEHEVAERWGADAAKRGSDWWAAQSPDERAAFAREVEALNRAWGDLHAAGADPAGLDARAVAERHVAWLGRVPATPRGHASGEASHEYVLGLADMYVADERFAANYGGTEGAAFVREALRVHLGAGGTAAS, from the coding sequence GTGGAGCACGCCGATCGGTCCGACTCCGAGTGGTCGATCACGCAGGTCGCGAAGGCCGTCGGAACGACGAGCCGCACGCTGCGCCACTACGGCCAGCTCGGCTTGCTCGAGCCGTCGCGCATCGGGCCGAACGGATACCGCTTCTACGGCCGCCACGCACTCGTGCGGCTGCAGCGGATCCTGCTGCTGCGCGAGCTCGGGCTCGGGCTCGGCGTGATCGCCGAGGTGCTCGAGCGCGAGACCAACGAGCAGCGTGCCCTGCGCGATCACGTGCGCTGGCTCGAGGCCGAGCGCGATCGGCTCGGCCGGCAGCTCGTCGCCGTGCGCTCCACCCTCACCGCCCTGGAGAGCGAAGAGGAGATCACCATGAACGACATGCTCGATGGATTCGACCACTCGCAGTACGAGCACGAGGTCGCCGAGCGCTGGGGTGCCGATGCGGCGAAGCGCGGCTCCGACTGGTGGGCGGCCCAGTCGCCAGACGAACGTGCGGCCTTCGCGCGCGAGGTCGAGGCGCTGAATCGCGCGTGGGGCGACCTGCACGCCGCCGGCGCTGACCCCGCGGGCCTCGACGCCCGGGCGGTGGCGGAGCGTCACGTCGCGTGGCTTGGCCGCGTGCCCGCGACGCCCCGCGGCCACGCCTCCGGCGAGGCCTCGCACGAGTACGTGCTCGGCCTTGCCGACATGTACGTCGCCGATGAGCGCTTCGCCGCCAACTACGGCGGGACCGAGGGAGCAGCCTTCGTCCGCGAGGCCCTCAGGGTGCACCTCGGTGCGGGCGGCACCGCCGCCTCATAG
- a CDS encoding class I SAM-dependent methyltransferase: MTNDAAVSHSNHALRHGTAGPRPFGEGWPTEPREFWEHAYVNADNGRQWSGRANLVLTQVAAGLAPGTALDLGCGEGADVIWLALRGWRASGVDISPTAVARAQRAAASAGAATARFIAGDIAEAISSARVGALAVGRHADAAGTGTGTGTDAAVADSDVAFDLVSASFFHAPPTVELPRTLLLRRAAELVTPGGLLLITSHAAPAPWADGVPEGYRFLTPQEELAELALDEREWTIEACELRQREVNDPDGGPAPLDDGVVLARRRD; this comes from the coding sequence ATGACCAACGACGCAGCCGTTTCGCACTCGAACCATGCCCTCCGGCACGGCACCGCCGGCCCCCGACCATTCGGGGAAGGGTGGCCGACGGAACCCCGCGAGTTCTGGGAGCACGCCTACGTGAACGCGGACAACGGCCGGCAATGGTCGGGGCGCGCCAACCTCGTCCTCACGCAGGTCGCGGCCGGACTCGCGCCCGGCACGGCGCTCGACCTGGGCTGCGGTGAGGGCGCCGATGTCATCTGGCTCGCGCTGCGAGGTTGGCGGGCGAGCGGCGTCGACATCTCGCCGACCGCGGTAGCACGGGCGCAGCGCGCCGCTGCGTCGGCCGGCGCGGCGACCGCGCGGTTCATCGCGGGTGACATCGCCGAGGCAATCAGCTCAGCCCGTGTTGGCGCGCTCGCGGTGGGCCGCCACGCCGACGCTGCCGGCACCGGCACCGGCACCGGCACCGACGCGGCCGTCGCCGATTCCGACGTCGCCTTCGACCTCGTGTCCGCTTCCTTCTTTCATGCGCCACCGACCGTGGAACTGCCACGAACGCTGCTCCTGCGGCGGGCGGCCGAACTCGTGACCCCGGGCGGCCTGCTGCTCATCACGAGCCACGCCGCGCCGGCGCCGTGGGCGGACGGAGTTCCAGAGGGGTACCGATTTCTCACTCCCCAGGAGGAGCTCGCCGAGCTCGCCCTCGACGAACGCGAGTGGACCATCGAGGCGTGCGAGCTGCGGCAGCGCGAGGTGAACGACCCCGACGGTGGACCCGCCCCGCTCGACGACGGTGTCGTGCTTGCGCGCCGACGCGACTGA